In Phragmites australis chromosome 24, lpPhrAust1.1, whole genome shotgun sequence, the following are encoded in one genomic region:
- the LOC133907229 gene encoding pentatricopeptide repeat-containing protein At5g66520-like has protein sequence MPVTEATAAAAAALTGHDTHLALPLYAHLLHADLLHTPRTLPSLLKSIALSPATPGVTRLTLAVHAHVVKLALVGFHLVNNVLIHVHAGLLGRLADGHSTPADIDASTFNTLITAYAGDRREALGMSAQMQAEGVCPDDMVLVACAQLGALEQGKWVHVTLRQMA, from the exons ATGCCCGTGACTGAAGCTACCGCTGCAGCAGCCGCCGCCTTG ACTGGTCATGACACGCACCTAGCGCTCCCGCTCTACGCTCACCTCCTCCACGCGGACCTCCTTCACACCCCGCGCACCCTCCCGTCCCTCCTCAAGTCGATTGCCCTGTCCCCCGCCACCCCGGGCGTGACCAGGCTCACGCTCGCCGTGCACGCCCACGTCGTCAAGCTCGCCCTGGTGGGGTTCCACCTCGTGAACAACGTGCTCATCCACGTCCACGCGGGTCTCCTCGGTCGGCTAGCCGACGGGCATTCAACTCCTGCGGACATCGATGCCTCCACATTCAACACGCTGATCACGGCCTAC GCTGGGGATAGGAGGGAGGCGCTGGGGATGTCTGCACAGATGCAGGCTGAGGGTGTCTGCCCGGACGACATGGTGCTCGTGGCGTGTGCACAGCTCGGGGCGCTGGAGCAAGGGAAGTGGGTGCATGTTACCTTAAGGCAAATGGCTTAG